From the genome of Uranotaenia lowii strain MFRU-FL chromosome 1, ASM2978415v1, whole genome shotgun sequence, one region includes:
- the LOC129745920 gene encoding zinc finger protein 777-like yields the protein MPRTCSVLGCQTHKKYFERGVRSFDFPRKDPELMAAWIRACGREQNFVPAKTASVCERHFTEEEKNPNPRIREAVPSLNLYWKLPKEPTMDVSQTGSVITSRRKRSAIEKKTKPVKTFDRIVESVLVQEANSTMQFETEVLFYNLNQFCRTCGIKCEEGQHFEMGNLGSDDNVETLKTLCITQDPLLDPISFICEKCYQEFTSFLQFVVICKNGQQSLISRLQANQLSVKEECLPTVGDASALESDIEPDQSDNDLPLSRSNSPIDDIVDAEKMDQYVDKLMEEIKMSKKHMFNRPHDCIDCGEIMKGKMQFKRHRLTCPLIGSENSLRHTPYTCSLCNKTVRSIVGYRCHLWKMHKNLVLRPKQIDKPLPEELIKMGERRQIVCPLCQKRFVLYCQLMYHLPSHKSTNQHKGINQYTILDSRDGLEERKQEPEPKPLCSICGKKISPAALPLHMKFHLKQKDFKCKECGKLFYSNNQLQIHVDQKHKKIRYSCDVCGASLATKATLYRHKLLHNEAALIYCEICPERSKRFTNRDALRRHMNKQHNCVNGAEGVTQLAEMLAPETAL from the exons ATGCCTCGAACGTGCTCAGTGCTTGGTTGTCAAACGCACAAAAAGTATTTCGAGCGGGGAGTCCGGTCATTTGACTTTCCTAGGAAAGATCCGGAATTGATGGCCGCATGGATACGTGCTTGTGGGCGAGAGCAGAACTTCGTTCCAGCGAAGACTGCTTCCGTGTGTGAGAGGCATTTTACAGAAGAGGAGAAAAATCCAAATCCTCGAATACGCGAAGCAGTACCCTCTCTTAACCTTTATTGGAAACTACCGAAAGAACCGACAATGGATGTCTCACAGACAGGAAGCGTCATTACATCTAGAAGGAAAAGATCAGCGATCGAGAAAAAGACTAAACCTGTTAAAACTTTTGATCGCATAGTAGAAAGTGTACTAGTGCAGGAAGCAAACAGCACAATGCAGTTTGAAACTGAAGTcctcttttataatttgaatcaattttgccGGACGTGTGGCATCAAATGTGAAGAAGGTCAACATTTTGAAATGGGCAATCTTGGAAGTGACGACAATGTTGAAACACTTAAAACTCTCTGCATTACGCAGGACCCATTACTGGATCCAATATCATtcatttgtgaaaaatgttaCCAGGAATTCACATCTTTTTTGCAGTTTGTCGTCATTTGTAAGAACGGACAGCAAAGCTTAATTTCAAGACTACAAGCTAATCAATTGTCTGTCAAGGAAGAATGCTTGCCCACGGTTGGAGATGCAAGCGCTTTGGAGAGCGATATAGAGCCTGATCAATCGGACAATGATTTACCACTTTCTAGATCCAACAGTCCTATAGATGACATCGTAGATGCTGAAAAAATGGATCAATACGTAGACAAATTGATGGAAGAGATCAAAATGTCTAAAAAACATATGTTCAATAGACCGCACGATTGTATTGACTGTGGTGAAATCATGAAAGGAAAAATGCAGTTCAAAAGGCATAGACTTACATGTCCGCTTATAGGAAGTGAGAACTCTCTCAGACATACTCCTTACACGTGTTCACTTTGCAATAAAACTGTTCGTTCTATCGTTGGCTATCGTTGCCATCTTTGGAAGATGCATAAAAATCTCGTTCTCCGCCCGAAGCAGATCGACAAACCTTTGCCTGAGGAACTGATCAAGATGGGTGAACGGCGACAGATAGTGTGCCCTCTATGCCAAAAGCGCTTTGTGCTCTACTGCCAATTAATGTACCACCTACCGAGTCACAAAAGCACTAATCAACATAAAGGTATCAATCAATACACAATTCTTGATTCAAGGGACGGTCTCGAAGAAAGAAAACAAGAACCTGAACCAAAACCTTTGTGTAGTATTTGTGGTAAAAAGATATCACCTGCAGCGTTGCCGCTGCATATGAAATTCCATCTCAAACAGAAAGATTTTAAGTGTAAAGAATGTGGGAAGTTATTCTACAGTAAT AATCAATTACAAATTCACGTAGACCAGAAGCATAAGAAAATTCGTTATTCCTGTGATGTTTGTGGTGCTAGTTTGGCAACCAAAGCGACTCTGTACAGACATAAATTACTGCATAATGAGGCAGCCCTTATATACTGTGAGATTTGTCCGGAACGATCGAAACGATTTACTAACAGGGATGCCCTCAGGCGACATATGAACAAACAGCACAACTGTGTCAACGGAGCCGAAGGCGTAACGCAGTTGGCTGAGATGTTGGCACCAGAAACGGCCCTGTGA